In one window of Neofelis nebulosa isolate mNeoNeb1 chromosome 15, mNeoNeb1.pri, whole genome shotgun sequence DNA:
- the ASCL5 gene encoding achaete-scute homolog 5 has product MNNNFCRALVDRRSLAPPSCMQLGVVPPPRRAPLPPAEPLGNVPLLLYPGPAEPQYYDAYAGVFPYVPFPGAFGVYDYPFEPAFIQKRNERERQRVKCVNEGYARLRGHLPGALAEKRLSKVETLRAAIRYIKYLQELLSAAPDGAQPAGSPSDCPGDGEARGAASLVPESSESSCFSSSPFFESEESSH; this is encoded by the coding sequence ATGAACAATAACTTCTGCCGGGCCCTGGTGGACCGGCGGTCCCTGGCGCCCCCCAGCTGCATGCAGTTGGGCGTCGTGCCCCCTCCGCGCCGGGCGCCCCTGCCCCCCGCCGAGCCCCTGGGCAACGTGCCCTTGCTGCTGTACCCAGGCCCGGCCGAGCCGCAGTATTACGACGCCTACGCGGGCGTGTTCCCCTACGTGCCCTTCCCCGGTGCTTTCGGGGTGTACGATTACCCCTTCGAGCCCGCCTTCATCCAGAAGCGCAACGAGCGCGAGCGGCAGCGGGTCAAGTGCGTCAACGAGGGCTACGCGCGCCTCCGCGGCCACCTCCCGGGCGCCCTGGCGGAGAAGCGGCTCAGCAAGGTGGAGACCCTGCGCGCCGCCATCCGCTACATCAAGTACCTGCAGGAGCTGCTGAGCGCGGCCCCCGACGGCGCGCAGCCCGCGGGCTCCCCGTCCGACTGCCCGGGCGACGGCGAGGCCCGAGGGGCCGCCTCCCTGGTGCCCGAGTCGTCCGAgtcttcctgcttctcctcctcgcCTTTCTTTGAGTCGGAGGAATCCAGCCACTGA